Part of the Paeniglutamicibacter sulfureus genome, AAAAAGTGTCAGAAATGCCATAGCAACACTGTTCTATATTCACGATTGGGCACCGCTTCATAGTCATAAAATCTCAAATTCTTATTAGAAGAATGGTTCGTTAGAGTCTTGGTTGACACTTACTGGAGAGAGTGAAGGTTACCTCGAACCAGGTCGCACTCTTTATCACTGAGCATACTCGAACCAAATTAGGCGAAATAGATACCATTTCTACACTTCAAGACCCACCGCTTTCATCCACGTCTGTTGCCAAGCCTGAAAACTATACTCGTTCTGGACCAGTTCGCGGGCACGACCTCCGAGTGCTTCTCGATAGGAATCTGGCTGATTAAAGAAGTCATCCAACTGATCAAACCAATCGTCGGCGCTATTCGAAATAAGGTTCCTTGACCGCCCAAGGACCGTCTGATTGGACCCAACGGGACTACCAATCATCGGCAAGCCTGCAGCACCGTACTGCAACAACTTATAGGCACATTTACCGCGTGCCCATTTGTTATCGACGAGAGGCATGATTCCTATGTCAGCCTTAGCCAATTCGTCCTTGTAGTTATCTGGAGACCATTCAATGCGATCCACCATCGGCTCCAGCCCCCCCAACGCCGTATCGCCCGAACTAATCACCGTTAAACGGAGACCAATTTTAGAATGAAGTCTGAGGAGCGGTTCTGCAACCAATGAAAGATAGGATTCAGTTGAGGGTGAACCTATCCAAACAGCCCTTGGAAATACGGATTCGTAAGACGTCTTCGCTCTGTACTCATTCGGATTAACACAACTTGGAATAATAACGACTTCATCATTAAATTTCCCCGCCTCCTCGGCGAGATAATCGTTACCCGCTATGACAATATCCGCCGTCGCCACGGCTCGCTTCCAAGTTTTCGATAGGGACCATAGTCGCTGGACACCAACTTGTTGCACCGCTGACAGTGAGTCGTCAAAATCGTAGACACCCCTAGTGGCCGAACTTAGTAACTTCGACTCGAGTGCGCCATTACTGAAGGGAGTAGCGCGCCTTGAAATGATCAGATTTCCATTTTTATGGGAATTTGCTATTTCCCTCAAACTCATTTCCGCTGCCAAAACTCTACGAGGATTAGAAAGCAGTTTACGAAAAGAATTGCTTGAAGCGTTTATGTAAACTTCTTCGCTTGCTTTAAGATTGTTAAAATCAATCCAATCATAAAGCCTGACTCTCGAACTTCCCGCGCGCCGACCATACGATGCAATAGCCGTTATATGCTTTGACAATATGTTCCTTCCTGCAAGACTCATCGCTTAAGACGTATGAGTAGTCGTACACATGAGCGCATGAATGCGTTCTGATTAATTTCGTATGCCCTCATATGCAAATTGGTCGATCGAGTTATCTTGAGTCCTAGGCATCCTGCAAGTTTCCATGTGGGCCTCGAATGGCAAAGTCACGAGGCTCGTCCACCTGGTAGTCCAATCAATGGATCGGCATGCGTGGACGATGATCCTCACGACGTTACGTTGACATTCCTATAGTGGACAGGTGGAGAAGCCAATGTCGTTGGTCAAACTTTTGCGCAGCTAACCGTCGTAGCTCTCGTTGGCACTGAGTTCTCACAACTCTTGCCAATCACAGAATCACACGGCCTGAACCGCGGTAAGGCCGAATCTATTCTAAGTGGCTTCCTTCATACGCCGGCTCCAACGCCGTAAACCGGAATATGTGAATCAGTCAGCCCCGACCCCAACCTACTCATGTCCCCGAACAACCACCAAATGCACAACAGCACGACAAAGCCACTTTCAAATTCACGACCTTTGGACGCGCCGCAACTTGAGGTTGCTGCCGTTGAAGGACGAGAGCTTCAAACGTACTCTAATTCATGCACATGCACGTCGGCTACCGATCCTGGCTCGATATTTCCCACAGATCATGCGATCTGGTCGCCGTACTCGAAGCATCTGCCACAAGCTTCTTCAACGATGCATAGGAACAAGATTTGAACTATATTTCTTAAAATGAATATTGAAAATCCATTCAATATTCCTATACTTTATTATCTATAGGCGAATGTCGACGATATCAGGACGCAGTACTGATTTGAGGTCGTAGACAATGCCGGATTCATTTCGCAGGAATCCGCGAACTTCCTCTCCAGTTAGCTCCCTATACTGAGCATGTGCGACTGCAAGAATCACGGCATCATAGGTGTTCCTAAGTAGCTCTGGCATGATCCTCATACCGTAAAGTGCGAACGCTTCCGCAGAATCGGCCCAAGGATCATGGACGTCGACATCTATGTCAAAATCCCGGAGTTCGTGGACTATGTCCAGCACTCGAGTATTCCGTAAGTCCGGAGTATTCTCTTTGAAAGTCAATCCAAGGATAAGAACCTTGGCGCCTCGGAGAGGGAGTCCCTTCTTTGCCATACGCTTAACGAGTTCTGACGCGACATATTGACCCATGGAGTCGTTCAGACGTCGACCTGCCAAAATGATTTCCGGATGGTACCCAACCGACTGGGCCTTATGCGTCAGATAGTACGGATCGACTCCGATGCAATGGCCACCCACCAATCCCGGACGGAAAGGCAAAAAGTTCCACTTCGAACCCGCAGCAAGTAGAACTTCTTCGGTATCGATATCGAGTTTGTTGAAGAGGATCGCCAACTCGTTGATCAGCGCAATGTTGACGTCCCGTTGAGTGTTCTCGATTACTTTCGCAGCCTCCGCCACTTTAATCGATGGGGCACGATGCGTTCCGACGGTAATGATTGACGAATAGAGATCGTCCACAAAGTCAGCGGTTTCCGGCGTGGAGCCTGAGGTCACTTTTATGATGTTACTTACACGATGCTCTTTATCGCCAGGATTGATACGCTCGGGACTATAGCCCACGGTGAAGTCGACGTTGAATGTCAAGCCTGAAACAGCCTCCAGAACTGGGACACATTCTTCCTCAGTTGCTCCAGGGTAGACCGTCGACTCGAAGATTACGATGTCGTCAGGATTGAGTACCCCTCCAATCGTTTCAGCTG contains:
- a CDS encoding glycosyltransferase yields the protein MSKHITAIASYGRRAGSSRVRLYDWIDFNNLKASEEVYINASSNSFRKLLSNPRRVLAAEMSLREIANSHKNGNLIISRRATPFSNGALESKLLSSATRGVYDFDDSLSAVQQVGVQRLWSLSKTWKRAVATADIVIAGNDYLAEEAGKFNDEVVIIPSCVNPNEYRAKTSYESVFPRAVWIGSPSTESYLSLVAEPLLRLHSKIGLRLTVISSGDTALGGLEPMVDRIEWSPDNYKDELAKADIGIMPLVDNKWARGKCAYKLLQYGAAGLPMIGSPVGSNQTVLGRSRNLISNSADDWFDQLDDFFNQPDSYREALGGRARELVQNEYSFQAWQQTWMKAVGLEV
- the tviB gene encoding Vi polysaccharide biosynthesis UDP-N-acetylglucosamine C-6 dehydrogenase TviB encodes the protein MSDLTNARIAVIGLGYVGLPLAIEFAKKFDVVGFDINSERVEELNQGHDRTLEVDDDELRTSSMVFTDDPEALRASTVYIVTTPTPINEHKQPNLRPVLLAAETIGGVLNPDDIVIFESTVYPGATEEECVPVLEAVSGLTFNVDFTVGYSPERINPGDKEHRVSNIIKVTSGSTPETADFVDDLYSSIITVGTHRAPSIKVAEAAKVIENTQRDVNIALINELAILFNKLDIDTEEVLLAAGSKWNFLPFRPGLVGGHCIGVDPYYLTHKAQSVGYHPEIILAGRRLNDSMGQYVASELVKRMAKKGLPLRGAKVLILGLTFKENTPDLRNTRVLDIVHELRDFDIDVDVHDPWADSAEAFALYGMRIMPELLRNTYDAVILAVAHAQYRELTGEEVRGFLRNESGIVYDLKSVLRPDIVDIRL